A genomic stretch from Triplophysa dalaica isolate WHDGS20190420 chromosome 4, ASM1584641v1, whole genome shotgun sequence includes:
- the ankle2 gene encoding ankyrin repeat and LEM domain-containing protein 2 isoform X3, whose amino-acid sequence MEAVLSRLKGLSADELREEILKSNLKCGPITATTRAIFERKLARALVENAGVTEPDSNGSSVGTGDSGSVNPAKQPPGATSAAPDPDADFGYGLGLNPPEEEGLMESSGTVCSPNVETSKSEAQTPSKTAETSPSLFYGVCPLWEDVLARNERAHVYTDKKEALQAVKMMKGARFKAFSNREDAEKFAKGICDYYPSPSKSTPCVSPVKPGMVFGKDHTSLVESDTINREKANSFKSPRTQDLTAKLRKAVEKGDEMAFSELVWSNPRYLIGSGDNPSVVQEGCRYNVMHVAAKENQPGIVQLLLDTLENPDFMRLMYPDDPDSMLQKRIRYIVDLYLNTPDKAGFETPLHFACKFGCPDVVNILCSHPDIDKNCKNKYNQKPSEVVCERMREKGKCQEIRQKINEYLEDRLYIPLLRATDNSSQPVIGAPWSPEPMENLSPRLPRSPKDPIMAVRAFAGPLSPSKADEFRRAWKTPPRERAYNFHNILKSDPDRGAERVGRDLAHELGHPWAEYWDFLDSFVDLSSAQGLKALEEYLSKKDFRERAHEKAGENEASNRFKTPSPGKLKKFCNSISVGAFLDESEDISLEEIKNRQNAALTSISSVCSKDGLQGAVGGIEFHILPISHNADLIEAAAEQDLLLSEKSLISSSKNGLCEHGPGDRNPNGDKMSPRICSATNSCMLSPISNLMAEFERMSLHDDLDRTNRERRRSGGKRYRDTQPIELTSGLGRLSLSSEDDSVFEKGRMSHLPAVEKDGVETRNEDDARSSASSGEYFLASERLDFLNKLSDESPGGERTICARSKSWDHGGRDLSSSGSSSSYRSLDSSQDFILRTPPRVTKRLYIEGDSPTKLDREVLLALGTTDVDPSKYPIIHKWKSTVQTYSQSDMQSWQTPAVCKSNFRAHSVTPGSPASSLMSTASRFSPARHLGSPDFCSPGRYSPAHSNYSPVSYIQRIRLKHFGDAPI is encoded by the exons ATGGAAGCGGTTCTGAGCAGGTTGAAAGGTCTGAGTGCCGACGAGCTGCGGGAGGAGATACTCAAATCCAACCTGAAGTGTGGCCCCATCACTGCCACCACAAGAGCCATATTTGAGCGCAAGCTGGCCCGGGCTTTGGTGGAGAATGCTGGAGTCACCGAACCTGACAGTAATGGTTCCTCTGTGGGGACGGGCGATTCTGGGAGTGTCAACCCCGCCAAACAGCCACCTGGTGCCACGTCGGCAGCCCCGGATCCGGATGCCGATTTTGGGTACGGTTTGGGTCTTAACCCTCCTGAGGAGGAGGGTCTGATGGAGTCCAGTGGAACGGTGTGTTCACCTAATGTGGAGACCTCGAAGTCTGAAGCACAGACTCCCTCGAAAACAGCAGAGACGTCACCCAGTCTTTTCTACGGGGTGTGCCCTTTATGGGAGGATGTCCTGGCTAGGAATG AGAGAGCTCACGTATATACAGATAAGAAAGAGGCTTTGCAGGCTGTTAAAATGATGAAGGGGGCTCGATTTAAGGCTTTCTCCAACCGCGAGGATGCAGAGAAGTTTGCCAAAGGCATCTGTGATTACTACCCGTCACCTAGTAAAAGCACCCCGTGCGTTTCTCCCGTCAAGCCTGGCATGGTGTTTGGTAAAG ACCACACGTCTCTTGTAGAATCTGACACGATCAACAGGGAGAAAGCGAACAGTTTTAAGAGCCCTCGGACGCAAGATTTGACTGCGAAGCTGAGGAAAGCTGTGGAGAAGGGAGATGAGATGGCCTTTTCTGAGCTGGTCTGGAGTAACCCTCGATACCTCATCGGGTCCGGAGACAACCCAAGCGTAGTCCAG gAGGGCTGCAGGTATAATGTGATGCATGTGGCCGCTAAGGAGAACCAGCCGGGCATCGTCCAGCTTCTGTTGGACACTCTGGAGAATCCGGATTTCATGCGGCTCATGTACCCGGACGACCCAGACAGCATGCTGCAGAAACGTATCAGATATATAGTGGACCTGTATCTCAATACGCCAGACAAAGCT GGGTTCGAGACGCCTCTCCACTTTGCGTGTAAATTTGGCTGCCCGGATGTGGTAAATATACTCTGTTCTCATCCTGACATCGACAAAAACTGCAAGAACAAGTACAACCAGAAGCCTTCTGAG gTTGTTTGTGAAAGAATGAGAGAAAAGGGTAAATGTCAGGAGATCAGGCAGAAGATAAATGAGTATTTAGAAG ATCGATTATACATCCCGTTATTGAGAGCCACAGATAACTCCTCCCAGCCTGTGATCGGTGCACCTTGGTCGCCTGAGCCAATGGAAAACCTGTCACCACGGTTACCCAGAAGCCCAAAGGATCCAATTATGGCAGTAAGGGCCTTTGCTGGGCCTTTAAGTCCATCTAAA GCTGATGAGTTCAGACGGGCGTGGAAAACACCTCCAAGAGAACGAGcatataatttccacaacatttTAAAGTCAGACCCTGACCGCGGTGCAGAAAGAGTTGGACG AGATCTGGCCCATGAGCTCGGTCACCCGTGGGCAGAATACTGGGATTTCCTGGATAGTTTTGTCGATTTGTCATCTGCTCAGGGTCTGAAAGCCCTTGAAGAGTATCTCAGTAAAAAGGACTTTAGGGAGCGCGCACACGAGAAGGCCGGAGAGAACGAAGCTAGCAACAGGTTTAAAACCCCATCTCCAG GAAAACTCAAAAAGTTCTGTAACTCCATCTCTGTTGGGGCATTTCTGGATGAGAGTGAGGACATCAGTCTGGAAGAGATCAAAAACAGGCAAAATGCTGCTCTCACCAGCATCTCTTCCGTCTGCTCTAAAGATGGCCTGCAGGGGGCGGTAGGGGGAATCGAGTTTCACATCCTACCCATTTCTCATAATGCTGATCTTATAGAGGCGGCGGCGGAGCAGGATCTTTTGCTCTCTGAGAAATCTTTAATTTCAAGCAGTAAAAACGGCCTGTGTGAGCATGGCCCCGGAGACAGGAATCCGAACGGGGACAAAATGTCCCCTCGTATCTGCAGTGCCACAAATTCATGTATGCTGTCACCTATCTCAAACCTAATGGCGGAGTTTGAAAGGATGTCCCTACACGACGATCTAGACAGGACCAACAGGGAGAGGAGAAGAAGCGGCGGCAAACGTTACAGGGACACCCAACCCATAGAACTCACGTCTGGGTTGGGCCGCCTCTCGTTGTCGTCTGAAGATGACTCTGTGTTTGAAAAAGGCAGGATGTCGCATTTACCAGCAGTGGAGAAGGATGGAGTGGAGACCAGAAATGAGGACGATGCAAGGTCCAGTGCGAGTTCGGGAGAATACTTTCTGGCCAGTGAGAGGCTCGATTTTCTTAACAAACTGAGCGATGAGTCGCCGGGAGGTGAGCGCACTATCTGTGCCAGATCAAAGTCATGGGATCATGGGGGCAGAGACCTCAGCTCTTCAGGATCCTCCAGCTCCTATAGATCTCTAGATAGTTCTCAGGACTTCATATTGAGGACTCCTCCCAGAGTGACGAAAAGACTTTATATCGAAGG AGATTCGCCCACTAAGTTGGACCGAGAGGTTTTGTTGGCTTTAGGAACAACAGATGTTGACCCTTCGAAGTATCCCATCATTCACAAATGGAAGAGCACAGTTCAGACATACTCTCAGTCAGACATGCAAAG CTGGCAGACCCCCGCTGTGTGCAAAAGTAATTTCAGGGCTCACTCTGTAACCCCTGGCTCCCCTGCAAGCAGTTTGATGTCCACGGCGAGCCGTTTTAGCCCAGCCCGTCACCTGGGCTCTCCGGACTTCTGCAGCCCTGGACGCTACAGCCCCGCCCATTCAAACTATAGCCCCGTAAGCTACATCCAACGGATCCGCCTCAAACATTTCGGTGACGCCCCCATTTAA
- the ankle2 gene encoding ankyrin repeat and LEM domain-containing protein 2 isoform X2, whose translation MIVGYRSSRSMEAVLSRLKGLSADELREEILKSNLKCGPITATTRAIFERKLARALVENAGVTEPDSNGSSVGTGDSGSVNPAKQPPGATSAAPDPDADFGYGLGLNPPEEEGLMESSGTVCSPNVETSKSEAQTPSKTAETSPSLFYGVCPLWEDVLARNERAHVYTDKKEALQAVKMMKGARFKAFSNREDAEKFAKGICDYYPSPSKSTPCVSPVKPGMVFGKDHTSLVESDTINREKANSFKSPRTQDLTAKLRKAVEKGDEMAFSELVWSNPRYLIGSGDNPSVVQEGCRYNVMHVAAKENQPGIVQLLLDTLENPDFMRLMYPDDPDSMLQKRIRYIVDLYLNTPDKAGFETPLHFACKFGCPDVVNILCSHPDIDKNCKNKYNQKPSEVVCERMREKGKCQEIRQKINEYLEDRLYIPLLRATDNSSQPVIGAPWSPEPMENLSPRLPRSPKDPIMAVRAFAGPLSPSKADEFRRAWKTPPRERAYNFHNILKSDPDRGAERVGRDLAHELGHPWAEYWDFLDSFVDLSSAQGLKALEEYLSKKDFRERAHEKAGENEASNRFKTPSPGKLKKFCNSISVGAFLDESEDISLEEIKNRQNAALTSISSVCSKDGLQGAVGGIEFHILPISHNADLIEAAAEQDLLLSEKSLISSSKNGLCEHGPGDRNPNGDKMSPRICSATNSCMLSPISNLMAEFERMSLHDDLDRTNRERRRSGGKRYRDTQPIELTSGLGRLSLSSEDDSVFEKGRMSHLPAVEKDGVETRNEDDARSSASSGEYFLASERLDFLNKLSDESPGGERTICARSKSWDHGGRDLSSSGSSSSYRSLDSSQDFILRTPPRVTKRLYIEGDSPTKLDREVLLALGTTDVDPSKYPIIHKWKSTVQTYSQSDMQSWQTPAVCKSNFRAHSVTPGSPASSLMSTASRFSPARHLGSPDFCSPGRYSPAHSNYSPVSYIQRIRLKHFGDAPI comes from the exons ATGATTGTAG GTTACCGTAGCAGCAGAAGCATGGAAGCGGTTCTGAGCAGGTTGAAAGGTCTGAGTGCCGACGAGCTGCGGGAGGAGATACTCAAATCCAACCTGAAGTGTGGCCCCATCACTGCCACCACAAGAGCCATATTTGAGCGCAAGCTGGCCCGGGCTTTGGTGGAGAATGCTGGAGTCACCGAACCTGACAGTAATGGTTCCTCTGTGGGGACGGGCGATTCTGGGAGTGTCAACCCCGCCAAACAGCCACCTGGTGCCACGTCGGCAGCCCCGGATCCGGATGCCGATTTTGGGTACGGTTTGGGTCTTAACCCTCCTGAGGAGGAGGGTCTGATGGAGTCCAGTGGAACGGTGTGTTCACCTAATGTGGAGACCTCGAAGTCTGAAGCACAGACTCCCTCGAAAACAGCAGAGACGTCACCCAGTCTTTTCTACGGGGTGTGCCCTTTATGGGAGGATGTCCTGGCTAGGAATG AGAGAGCTCACGTATATACAGATAAGAAAGAGGCTTTGCAGGCTGTTAAAATGATGAAGGGGGCTCGATTTAAGGCTTTCTCCAACCGCGAGGATGCAGAGAAGTTTGCCAAAGGCATCTGTGATTACTACCCGTCACCTAGTAAAAGCACCCCGTGCGTTTCTCCCGTCAAGCCTGGCATGGTGTTTGGTAAAG ACCACACGTCTCTTGTAGAATCTGACACGATCAACAGGGAGAAAGCGAACAGTTTTAAGAGCCCTCGGACGCAAGATTTGACTGCGAAGCTGAGGAAAGCTGTGGAGAAGGGAGATGAGATGGCCTTTTCTGAGCTGGTCTGGAGTAACCCTCGATACCTCATCGGGTCCGGAGACAACCCAAGCGTAGTCCAG gAGGGCTGCAGGTATAATGTGATGCATGTGGCCGCTAAGGAGAACCAGCCGGGCATCGTCCAGCTTCTGTTGGACACTCTGGAGAATCCGGATTTCATGCGGCTCATGTACCCGGACGACCCAGACAGCATGCTGCAGAAACGTATCAGATATATAGTGGACCTGTATCTCAATACGCCAGACAAAGCT GGGTTCGAGACGCCTCTCCACTTTGCGTGTAAATTTGGCTGCCCGGATGTGGTAAATATACTCTGTTCTCATCCTGACATCGACAAAAACTGCAAGAACAAGTACAACCAGAAGCCTTCTGAG gTTGTTTGTGAAAGAATGAGAGAAAAGGGTAAATGTCAGGAGATCAGGCAGAAGATAAATGAGTATTTAGAAG ATCGATTATACATCCCGTTATTGAGAGCCACAGATAACTCCTCCCAGCCTGTGATCGGTGCACCTTGGTCGCCTGAGCCAATGGAAAACCTGTCACCACGGTTACCCAGAAGCCCAAAGGATCCAATTATGGCAGTAAGGGCCTTTGCTGGGCCTTTAAGTCCATCTAAA GCTGATGAGTTCAGACGGGCGTGGAAAACACCTCCAAGAGAACGAGcatataatttccacaacatttTAAAGTCAGACCCTGACCGCGGTGCAGAAAGAGTTGGACG AGATCTGGCCCATGAGCTCGGTCACCCGTGGGCAGAATACTGGGATTTCCTGGATAGTTTTGTCGATTTGTCATCTGCTCAGGGTCTGAAAGCCCTTGAAGAGTATCTCAGTAAAAAGGACTTTAGGGAGCGCGCACACGAGAAGGCCGGAGAGAACGAAGCTAGCAACAGGTTTAAAACCCCATCTCCAG GAAAACTCAAAAAGTTCTGTAACTCCATCTCTGTTGGGGCATTTCTGGATGAGAGTGAGGACATCAGTCTGGAAGAGATCAAAAACAGGCAAAATGCTGCTCTCACCAGCATCTCTTCCGTCTGCTCTAAAGATGGCCTGCAGGGGGCGGTAGGGGGAATCGAGTTTCACATCCTACCCATTTCTCATAATGCTGATCTTATAGAGGCGGCGGCGGAGCAGGATCTTTTGCTCTCTGAGAAATCTTTAATTTCAAGCAGTAAAAACGGCCTGTGTGAGCATGGCCCCGGAGACAGGAATCCGAACGGGGACAAAATGTCCCCTCGTATCTGCAGTGCCACAAATTCATGTATGCTGTCACCTATCTCAAACCTAATGGCGGAGTTTGAAAGGATGTCCCTACACGACGATCTAGACAGGACCAACAGGGAGAGGAGAAGAAGCGGCGGCAAACGTTACAGGGACACCCAACCCATAGAACTCACGTCTGGGTTGGGCCGCCTCTCGTTGTCGTCTGAAGATGACTCTGTGTTTGAAAAAGGCAGGATGTCGCATTTACCAGCAGTGGAGAAGGATGGAGTGGAGACCAGAAATGAGGACGATGCAAGGTCCAGTGCGAGTTCGGGAGAATACTTTCTGGCCAGTGAGAGGCTCGATTTTCTTAACAAACTGAGCGATGAGTCGCCGGGAGGTGAGCGCACTATCTGTGCCAGATCAAAGTCATGGGATCATGGGGGCAGAGACCTCAGCTCTTCAGGATCCTCCAGCTCCTATAGATCTCTAGATAGTTCTCAGGACTTCATATTGAGGACTCCTCCCAGAGTGACGAAAAGACTTTATATCGAAGG AGATTCGCCCACTAAGTTGGACCGAGAGGTTTTGTTGGCTTTAGGAACAACAGATGTTGACCCTTCGAAGTATCCCATCATTCACAAATGGAAGAGCACAGTTCAGACATACTCTCAGTCAGACATGCAAAG CTGGCAGACCCCCGCTGTGTGCAAAAGTAATTTCAGGGCTCACTCTGTAACCCCTGGCTCCCCTGCAAGCAGTTTGATGTCCACGGCGAGCCGTTTTAGCCCAGCCCGTCACCTGGGCTCTCCGGACTTCTGCAGCCCTGGACGCTACAGCCCCGCCCATTCAAACTATAGCCCCGTAAGCTACATCCAACGGATCCGCCTCAAACATTTCGGTGACGCCCCCATTTAA
- the ankle2 gene encoding ankyrin repeat and LEM domain-containing protein 2 isoform X1, producing the protein MIVVGYRSSRSMEAVLSRLKGLSADELREEILKSNLKCGPITATTRAIFERKLARALVENAGVTEPDSNGSSVGTGDSGSVNPAKQPPGATSAAPDPDADFGYGLGLNPPEEEGLMESSGTVCSPNVETSKSEAQTPSKTAETSPSLFYGVCPLWEDVLARNERAHVYTDKKEALQAVKMMKGARFKAFSNREDAEKFAKGICDYYPSPSKSTPCVSPVKPGMVFGKDHTSLVESDTINREKANSFKSPRTQDLTAKLRKAVEKGDEMAFSELVWSNPRYLIGSGDNPSVVQEGCRYNVMHVAAKENQPGIVQLLLDTLENPDFMRLMYPDDPDSMLQKRIRYIVDLYLNTPDKAGFETPLHFACKFGCPDVVNILCSHPDIDKNCKNKYNQKPSEVVCERMREKGKCQEIRQKINEYLEDRLYIPLLRATDNSSQPVIGAPWSPEPMENLSPRLPRSPKDPIMAVRAFAGPLSPSKADEFRRAWKTPPRERAYNFHNILKSDPDRGAERVGRDLAHELGHPWAEYWDFLDSFVDLSSAQGLKALEEYLSKKDFRERAHEKAGENEASNRFKTPSPGKLKKFCNSISVGAFLDESEDISLEEIKNRQNAALTSISSVCSKDGLQGAVGGIEFHILPISHNADLIEAAAEQDLLLSEKSLISSSKNGLCEHGPGDRNPNGDKMSPRICSATNSCMLSPISNLMAEFERMSLHDDLDRTNRERRRSGGKRYRDTQPIELTSGLGRLSLSSEDDSVFEKGRMSHLPAVEKDGVETRNEDDARSSASSGEYFLASERLDFLNKLSDESPGGERTICARSKSWDHGGRDLSSSGSSSSYRSLDSSQDFILRTPPRVTKRLYIEGDSPTKLDREVLLALGTTDVDPSKYPIIHKWKSTVQTYSQSDMQSWQTPAVCKSNFRAHSVTPGSPASSLMSTASRFSPARHLGSPDFCSPGRYSPAHSNYSPVSYIQRIRLKHFGDAPI; encoded by the exons ATGATTGTAG TAGGTTACCGTAGCAGCAGAAGCATGGAAGCGGTTCTGAGCAGGTTGAAAGGTCTGAGTGCCGACGAGCTGCGGGAGGAGATACTCAAATCCAACCTGAAGTGTGGCCCCATCACTGCCACCACAAGAGCCATATTTGAGCGCAAGCTGGCCCGGGCTTTGGTGGAGAATGCTGGAGTCACCGAACCTGACAGTAATGGTTCCTCTGTGGGGACGGGCGATTCTGGGAGTGTCAACCCCGCCAAACAGCCACCTGGTGCCACGTCGGCAGCCCCGGATCCGGATGCCGATTTTGGGTACGGTTTGGGTCTTAACCCTCCTGAGGAGGAGGGTCTGATGGAGTCCAGTGGAACGGTGTGTTCACCTAATGTGGAGACCTCGAAGTCTGAAGCACAGACTCCCTCGAAAACAGCAGAGACGTCACCCAGTCTTTTCTACGGGGTGTGCCCTTTATGGGAGGATGTCCTGGCTAGGAATG AGAGAGCTCACGTATATACAGATAAGAAAGAGGCTTTGCAGGCTGTTAAAATGATGAAGGGGGCTCGATTTAAGGCTTTCTCCAACCGCGAGGATGCAGAGAAGTTTGCCAAAGGCATCTGTGATTACTACCCGTCACCTAGTAAAAGCACCCCGTGCGTTTCTCCCGTCAAGCCTGGCATGGTGTTTGGTAAAG ACCACACGTCTCTTGTAGAATCTGACACGATCAACAGGGAGAAAGCGAACAGTTTTAAGAGCCCTCGGACGCAAGATTTGACTGCGAAGCTGAGGAAAGCTGTGGAGAAGGGAGATGAGATGGCCTTTTCTGAGCTGGTCTGGAGTAACCCTCGATACCTCATCGGGTCCGGAGACAACCCAAGCGTAGTCCAG gAGGGCTGCAGGTATAATGTGATGCATGTGGCCGCTAAGGAGAACCAGCCGGGCATCGTCCAGCTTCTGTTGGACACTCTGGAGAATCCGGATTTCATGCGGCTCATGTACCCGGACGACCCAGACAGCATGCTGCAGAAACGTATCAGATATATAGTGGACCTGTATCTCAATACGCCAGACAAAGCT GGGTTCGAGACGCCTCTCCACTTTGCGTGTAAATTTGGCTGCCCGGATGTGGTAAATATACTCTGTTCTCATCCTGACATCGACAAAAACTGCAAGAACAAGTACAACCAGAAGCCTTCTGAG gTTGTTTGTGAAAGAATGAGAGAAAAGGGTAAATGTCAGGAGATCAGGCAGAAGATAAATGAGTATTTAGAAG ATCGATTATACATCCCGTTATTGAGAGCCACAGATAACTCCTCCCAGCCTGTGATCGGTGCACCTTGGTCGCCTGAGCCAATGGAAAACCTGTCACCACGGTTACCCAGAAGCCCAAAGGATCCAATTATGGCAGTAAGGGCCTTTGCTGGGCCTTTAAGTCCATCTAAA GCTGATGAGTTCAGACGGGCGTGGAAAACACCTCCAAGAGAACGAGcatataatttccacaacatttTAAAGTCAGACCCTGACCGCGGTGCAGAAAGAGTTGGACG AGATCTGGCCCATGAGCTCGGTCACCCGTGGGCAGAATACTGGGATTTCCTGGATAGTTTTGTCGATTTGTCATCTGCTCAGGGTCTGAAAGCCCTTGAAGAGTATCTCAGTAAAAAGGACTTTAGGGAGCGCGCACACGAGAAGGCCGGAGAGAACGAAGCTAGCAACAGGTTTAAAACCCCATCTCCAG GAAAACTCAAAAAGTTCTGTAACTCCATCTCTGTTGGGGCATTTCTGGATGAGAGTGAGGACATCAGTCTGGAAGAGATCAAAAACAGGCAAAATGCTGCTCTCACCAGCATCTCTTCCGTCTGCTCTAAAGATGGCCTGCAGGGGGCGGTAGGGGGAATCGAGTTTCACATCCTACCCATTTCTCATAATGCTGATCTTATAGAGGCGGCGGCGGAGCAGGATCTTTTGCTCTCTGAGAAATCTTTAATTTCAAGCAGTAAAAACGGCCTGTGTGAGCATGGCCCCGGAGACAGGAATCCGAACGGGGACAAAATGTCCCCTCGTATCTGCAGTGCCACAAATTCATGTATGCTGTCACCTATCTCAAACCTAATGGCGGAGTTTGAAAGGATGTCCCTACACGACGATCTAGACAGGACCAACAGGGAGAGGAGAAGAAGCGGCGGCAAACGTTACAGGGACACCCAACCCATAGAACTCACGTCTGGGTTGGGCCGCCTCTCGTTGTCGTCTGAAGATGACTCTGTGTTTGAAAAAGGCAGGATGTCGCATTTACCAGCAGTGGAGAAGGATGGAGTGGAGACCAGAAATGAGGACGATGCAAGGTCCAGTGCGAGTTCGGGAGAATACTTTCTGGCCAGTGAGAGGCTCGATTTTCTTAACAAACTGAGCGATGAGTCGCCGGGAGGTGAGCGCACTATCTGTGCCAGATCAAAGTCATGGGATCATGGGGGCAGAGACCTCAGCTCTTCAGGATCCTCCAGCTCCTATAGATCTCTAGATAGTTCTCAGGACTTCATATTGAGGACTCCTCCCAGAGTGACGAAAAGACTTTATATCGAAGG AGATTCGCCCACTAAGTTGGACCGAGAGGTTTTGTTGGCTTTAGGAACAACAGATGTTGACCCTTCGAAGTATCCCATCATTCACAAATGGAAGAGCACAGTTCAGACATACTCTCAGTCAGACATGCAAAG CTGGCAGACCCCCGCTGTGTGCAAAAGTAATTTCAGGGCTCACTCTGTAACCCCTGGCTCCCCTGCAAGCAGTTTGATGTCCACGGCGAGCCGTTTTAGCCCAGCCCGTCACCTGGGCTCTCCGGACTTCTGCAGCCCTGGACGCTACAGCCCCGCCCATTCAAACTATAGCCCCGTAAGCTACATCCAACGGATCCGCCTCAAACATTTCGGTGACGCCCCCATTTAA